The genome window GTTTAAAAGAGATGATTACAGATATTTCTACGACATCTCTATCGGTGTTACAGTTTTCTGAAACCATGTCGAATCAGTCTGGCACTGTAACAGATCAAATGAAGTCATTAAATGAAATTTCTTCAGAGGCGTCGCAATCGGCGCAGGAAATTCAAAGCAGAATCAATGGTATGGCGGCGGCGATTGAAGAAATCAGCGTCAGCAGTAATTCGGTCTCTCAATCGTCAAACGGTATTTCGCAAAATCTGGATAGCATTGCTGCGGCGGTTGAAGAATCTTCAGCAAACATGAATTCGATGGCTTCATCGGCGGATACCATTTCTAAAAATGTGAACCGCATCGCCAAATCGGTCAACGAAAGTTCATCCGCAATGGAAGCAATATCGAATGATGCGGGGGAGGCCGTTACATTTTCAAGCCAAGCGACGGAATCAGCAACCCGCACATTTCAAAATGTCGAATTGCTCGGACGCTCCGCAGAATCCATCAGCAAGGTCGTTGAAATTATCCGTTCCATTGCCTCTCAAACCAATCTTCTCGCTTTAAATGCCAGCATCGAAGCGGCTTCAGCAGGTGAAGCGGGCAAAGGCTTTGCTGTTGTCGCAAATGAAGTAAAAGAGCTCGCCCGCCAGACAGCGGAATCAACCGAAGAGATACGTTCACAAGTTGAAGACATCCAACTTAAGTCTCGTGAGTCGATCCAGGACATCACAGATATCGTTGACATCGTCAAAAAAATCAACAAAACATTTGGTAAAATTGCCTCCTCCGTTGACATTCAAACCAACCAGTCAAATGTGATTACGAAGAACATCAACAACGTGGCGGAAGAAATTGAAGGCATCTCGAACAACATCCATGAGGCGGCGCTGGGGATCAATGAAATATCAAAAAGCGTGACAACAGGCGTTTCCGAAGTCAATTCAATTTCACTTAATTTAGGCGAACTGGTACAAGGAATCAGTGAGATTGCCCGGTCGGCGAACAGTCTTTCACAGTTCATGAACGAAATGGTCAACAATTTCCACTCGGTTTCAGAAACATCTGATTCTGTTGGACAGCAAATGGATGAAGCATTGCCCGTGATGAGGCAGATGACGGAAGTCTCAGAACAGCTGAATCTGTTAGTGAAAAAATTTCAACTGTAATCACTGTGTTCGACATGAAATGCATCTACGGTTTGACCGTAAAAGGTGAGTGCTGTGTCAGAGATTATTGACCAAGCGTCCATTGAAGAATTTGCCAATGAAAGCATGGAGCACTTGGACGACATTGAGCCTGACCTCATGTCGTTGGAGGGCAATCTTGATTCAACCAGTCCTGATACAATTAATAAGATATTCCGCGCCATCCATAGCATCAAAGGCGGCGCGGGTTTTATGCCGGCGGAACCACTGAAGCAACTCTCGCATAAGATGGAGCAAGCCTTGATTCCCGTACGCGATGGGGAGAGGCCGCTCACTTCAGACTTGCTGGATCTATTGTTACAAGGCATTGATCGCCTGCGAGAAATGCTCAACGCCATGCTGAATGGCGACGTTGCTTGTTCTGCAATTGATTGCACGATTGAACTTGAACGGTTAGAGTCTCTAGAAAATCAGAGCGACAAAACCGCTGCTGCTGACGATCAATCAGCAGCGCCTCAAACAACGACCCTGCAATGCGACCGCTTAGCCGTTGAAGAAGCCGTCAATCAAGGCCAATTACTCTATGAACTCACATTGCCCGCCGACCATTTTGAACCCCAAAATTTAAGTTCTTTCTTAGACGTTCTCATCACAATGGGGGAAGTAATCGCCTCTGATTTTGATGTCGCCCAATCCAGCGAACTCGAGCGGTTGCCCACCGATTACAAACTGCTTTATGCAACTGTGCTTGACCCTGAAATGACAGAAGCCGCCGTCGATCTGCCGTCCGGTTGTGTTCGACAGATGACCATAGAAACGCTTTTCGCGGCGCCCGAAGTTTCACAAAAGAAACAAGAATCCGCCATCATTCAAAAACAAGAAGCCCCTGCAAGTGATCAAACAGAAAGCGTAACCAAAACCGCGCCGTCTCAGTCGAATTCTCAAGCGTCAAAATCATCAGAACCCCAAAATATTCGAGTTCATTTGAGCGTACTCAATCAGATTATGAATATGGTGGGAGAATTGGTACTGGTTCGGAACCGCTTGCTGCAAACATTAGATGAGCACAAGAAAAAGGTTGACGGCCTGGAACCATTACTCAAGAACCTCGATTTTATCACATCTGAAATCCAAGAATCATTTATGCAAACCCGGATGCAACCGATCGGCTCGTCTTTTTCCCGGTTTAGAAGGCTGATTCGCGATTTATCAAAGCAGTTTGGCAAGCCAATACAATTTGAAACCTCTGGCGATGAAGTCGAACTTGACCGCACCGTGCTTGAGTTGCTGACAGACCCGCTTGTTCATATTTTGCGTAACAGCGCCGATCACGGGATTGAGCCCCCAGAAGTCCGATTGCAGCAGGGCAAGGCGGAGCAGGCGAATATTGGAATCCATGTCGAGCAGCGTTGCGGCAAGATTTATATCAATATCGTTGACGATGGAAAAGGAATTGATCCAGAAGTCATACGCAAAAAAGCCGTTGAAAAAAAACTGGTTTCAAGTGAAGAAGCCGAACGGCTTCCTACCAAAGAATTAGTTCGTTTAATATTTGCTCCTGGATTTTCAACCGCATCAAAAATCACCCAAGTATCGGGGCGCGGCGTCGGCATGGATGTTGTTCGGCATAACATTGAAAAGTTAGGCGGCGCAATCGATATTGATACGGTTAAGGGCGGCGGCACAACAATTCAACTCGCGTTGCCGCAAAATGTCTCGATCATGTCAGCGCTGATTGTCGAAACCGGGAGACAACGCTTTGCGATTCCATACATTAATTTAGTCGAATTGGTTGTTTTAGAAAGCGATGATATAGCGCAATGTATTTACCAGATCAACAATGATTTGGTCTTGCGCCTGCGCGAAAGTCTCTACCCGTTAGTTTCACTATCAGATTTAATCGACGCCCCGCGTATGTATTGGGACAACTCTGAAACCCAATGGCTTCCAGACCGGCGTCAAACCTGGGTAGACTCACGGCAAGAAATCAATCTGCCGCTTGATTACTCAATGTCAGTATTTCGAACATTGCGTGACAAACACAAAAATCGCAGGAGAAATATCGAGACCAACCAGGCCGCAATTTTAATTGTGCGAGACGGAGACCGGCAATATGGAATATTGATTGACCAAATTGTTGATACCGAAGAGATTGTCGTTAAATCGCTCTCGTCTTATGCGCGCTCATCGGCCCTGTTTAGCGGCGCTTCAATTTTAGGTGACGGCTCGGTCATTCTAATATTGGATATTTCAGGGTTATCCCACCATGCGCATCTTAAGTTTGATGAAATTGAGCCGTATCGCAATATTACGACTAAGGAAACCTCCATCGTACAGCAAGCCCAAGTTCCCAGTCTGGTTTTTTGCGTTGATCCAGACGAATACTTTGCAATTGGCTTTGAACATATCATACGAATCGAACCCGTATTCCGTGAGAGCATACAACAGATAGGCGAACATGAATTTGTCCCATTTCGTGAGGACGGCCTTCCAGTATTTCGATTAGAAAACGACTGCCCGATCCGTCCATTGCCCTCCAACCAGAATGAACTGTTTGCGATCATAATTCGCCCGCAACCGAATAATCAAAACGCTTCACAACGTTTCGGGCTGTTGGCGTCGACGATCATCAACCATGCGGCCTTGCCGGCGGAACTGAAACCACCATGTACTCCCGCTCCTGGAATTCTTGGAACGTGCCTATGGAATGAGAAACTCATTCAAATGGTCGATCCATACAGCATGTTACAGGCAACTGGAGGACCAAGGCCATGAAGCAATTCGTCACATTTCAAATTCAAAAGCAATTATTTGGAATCGATATTTTGAATGTGTTAGAAATTTTTTCCGCCGAATTGATTACTACGATTCCCCAAAGCCCGGCGTGTGTGAAAGGGCTCGTCAATGTGCGCGGGCAGATTGTCACGGTCCTTAATTTGGCGTCAATTTTAAAACTTCCTGTTCGTATTGAACCAAAATCACCTGAAATAATTTTGTTGAAATCACAAAGTGATTTAAAAAAACGCCGCTTGCAACAAGACCATTTAGAATGGGAAGCCGCAAATGAAAACCTGGGGCTGAATATTGATTTGATCGGAGATATTATCGAAGTTGAAGAACCTCTCAGCCCTTTGCCTCCCAGCGTTGATTCGATCGAACGAAGTTATGTTAAAGGGGTTGTGAATCGAGGAAAACACCTTTTAATTATCCTAAGTTTGAAATCGATTTTTGATGATTTATAGAATGAGCCTTCTGAATAAAACAGTAAGAATTGCTAACGATAGATGTCCCAAATCACTTTTGCTATATCTTGCCAAGACAAAACCCTTAAAACGATTGTCCAATCTATTGTTGAAACGATTCCCAATATTCAATTTATAGAAATACAAAACCCAATCGAAACCGGCGTTGTTACTCATTGTGATATTATTCTCTTGGAACAAGAGGCTGGCTTTACGAGCGAACTTGAATCTACGATTCAGAAATACTCCAATCTGAGTTGGATCGTTGTCTGCTCTAGTTCTATGGAATGCAGAGAATTAAAAAAACGCATCTCTTCAGGCTTATATGTCGAATTTCTCTTCAAAAAAAGCGCGGCTTCACATTCAGAACTTGAGCGTTATTACTCATCTTTTTTTAGTGGATTTCTTTCTTATTATCGCACTCAACGCACCCTTCATTCAATTCAAACATCCGAGAAAGAAGCAAAAGCAAAAACAAAACAAAAACCTTTTGATTTGGTCGCAATCGCGTGTTCAACAGGCGGCCCCGATGCGCTAAAAACCATCATTCCAAACTTGCCCGCTAACCTCGGCGTCCCCATCTTAATCGTCCAACACATGCCGGCTGAATTCACACGGAACTTAGCAAACAATTTAGACAATCATTCTCAATTATTCGTCACTGAAGCAAAAGACGGTGGAAATATCGACCTGAATTCGGTCTATATCGCGCCTGGTGGATTTCACATGAAAGTGAAACGGCTTCATCATCCAATGAACGGCCAGCTCCCGCTAAGACTCCGCTTGACCACTGAACCGCCTGTCAATAATTGCCGCCCGTCAGCCGATGTGCTTTTTACATCTCTTTCTAAAGAATTTAATGGTCATGTATTGGCGGTCGTTCTTACAGGGATGGGAGTTGACGGGCGCGAAGGAGTCAAGGAATTACAAAAAACAAATACCTATTGTTTAACCCAACGGCAGGACACTTGTGTTGTTTATGGCATGCCAAAAGCGGTTATTGAAGCGGGATTATCAAATGAGACTCTTCCCTTGGCATCAATAGCGAAACGAATTTCTTCATTATTGAAACCTGATGGTGAATTAGGCAATGAATAA of Candidatus Hinthialibacter antarcticus contains these proteins:
- a CDS encoding chemotaxis protein CheW, which gives rise to MKQFVTFQIQKQLFGIDILNVLEIFSAELITTIPQSPACVKGLVNVRGQIVTVLNLASILKLPVRIEPKSPEIILLKSQSDLKKRRLQQDHLEWEAANENLGLNIDLIGDIIEVEEPLSPLPPSVDSIERSYVKGVVNRGKHLLIILSLKSIFDDL
- a CDS encoding chemotaxis protein CheA — encoded protein: MSEIIDQASIEEFANESMEHLDDIEPDLMSLEGNLDSTSPDTINKIFRAIHSIKGGAGFMPAEPLKQLSHKMEQALIPVRDGERPLTSDLLDLLLQGIDRLREMLNAMLNGDVACSAIDCTIELERLESLENQSDKTAAADDQSAAPQTTTLQCDRLAVEEAVNQGQLLYELTLPADHFEPQNLSSFLDVLITMGEVIASDFDVAQSSELERLPTDYKLLYATVLDPEMTEAAVDLPSGCVRQMTIETLFAAPEVSQKKQESAIIQKQEAPASDQTESVTKTAPSQSNSQASKSSEPQNIRVHLSVLNQIMNMVGELVLVRNRLLQTLDEHKKKVDGLEPLLKNLDFITSEIQESFMQTRMQPIGSSFSRFRRLIRDLSKQFGKPIQFETSGDEVELDRTVLELLTDPLVHILRNSADHGIEPPEVRLQQGKAEQANIGIHVEQRCGKIYINIVDDGKGIDPEVIRKKAVEKKLVSSEEAERLPTKELVRLIFAPGFSTASKITQVSGRGVGMDVVRHNIEKLGGAIDIDTVKGGGTTIQLALPQNVSIMSALIVETGRQRFAIPYINLVELVVLESDDIAQCIYQINNDLVLRLRESLYPLVSLSDLIDAPRMYWDNSETQWLPDRRQTWVDSRQEINLPLDYSMSVFRTLRDKHKNRRRNIETNQAAILIVRDGDRQYGILIDQIVDTEEIVVKSLSSYARSSALFSGASILGDGSVILILDISGLSHHAHLKFDEIEPYRNITTKETSIVQQAQVPSLVFCVDPDEYFAIGFEHIIRIEPVFRESIQQIGEHEFVPFREDGLPVFRLENDCPIRPLPSNQNELFAIIIRPQPNNQNASQRFGLLASTIINHAALPAELKPPCTPAPGILGTCLWNEKLIQMVDPYSMLQATGGPRP
- a CDS encoding CheB methylesterase domain-containing protein, with product MSQITFAISCQDKTLKTIVQSIVETIPNIQFIEIQNPIETGVVTHCDIILLEQEAGFTSELESTIQKYSNLSWIVVCSSSMECRELKKRISSGLYVEFLFKKSAASHSELERYYSSFFSGFLSYYRTQRTLHSIQTSEKEAKAKTKQKPFDLVAIACSTGGPDALKTIIPNLPANLGVPILIVQHMPAEFTRNLANNLDNHSQLFVTEAKDGGNIDLNSVYIAPGGFHMKVKRLHHPMNGQLPLRLRLTTEPPVNNCRPSADVLFTSLSKEFNGHVLAVVLTGMGVDGREGVKELQKTNTYCLTQRQDTCVVYGMPKAVIEAGLSNETLPLASIAKRISSLLKPDGELGNE